One Clostridium sp. CM027 genomic window carries:
- a CDS encoding NAD(+) diphosphatase, with translation MKFIYCPICGKELIKKNSWDEGAVPYCPVDDIMYFDTPKPCVVVAVVKGKEILLLKQNYTFKNSKVLVSGYVNTGESVEETVHREVKEETGIIVGEIRYLGSDYLASKEIIMLTFMAKYVKGEINKSPEVDWAEWEKLDDAICEMSEDEIGKRVVRKLLKEIEYKGEEAYRCDI, from the coding sequence TTGAAATTTATATATTGCCCAATTTGTGGAAAAGAATTAATAAAGAAAAATAGCTGGGATGAAGGGGCAGTTCCATATTGCCCTGTGGATGATATTATGTATTTCGACACACCAAAACCATGTGTGGTAGTTGCAGTTGTCAAGGGTAAAGAAATTTTACTTCTTAAACAAAATTACACTTTTAAGAATTCAAAGGTATTAGTATCAGGGTATGTAAATACTGGAGAATCTGTTGAAGAAACTGTTCATAGAGAAGTTAAAGAGGAGACTGGAATAATAGTTGGAGAGATAAGATATTTGGGGAGTGATTATTTAGCTTCTAAAGAAATTATAATGTTAACTTTTATGGCTAAGTATGTTAAAGGTGAAATAAATAAGTCCCCTGAAGTTGATTGGGCTGAGTGGGAAAAATTAGATGATGCCATATGTGAAATGAGTGAAGACGAAATAGGGAAAAGGGTTGTAAGAAAATTGCTGAAGGAAATTGAATATAAGGGAGAAGAGGCGTATAGATGTGATATATAG
- a CDS encoding pro-sigmaK processing inhibitor BofA family protein: MDIALYFLIGIVGMLIVVKLFSWPLKILVKLILNCVFGVLLLLLANFLGKYVGIVIPINAVTALIAGFLGVPGVIFLIIFRMLM; the protein is encoded by the coding sequence ATGGATATAGCATTATATTTTTTAATTGGTATAGTGGGGATGTTAATTGTAGTCAAGCTCTTTTCTTGGCCACTAAAAATACTGGTTAAATTAATATTGAATTGTGTTTTTGGTGTCTTACTATTGCTGCTTGCTAATTTTCTAGGCAAGTATGTAGGTATAGTAATTCCAATAAATGCTGTAACGGCACTAATTGCAGGATTTTTAGGAGTACCAGGAGTAATATTTTTAATAATTTTTAGAATGTTAATGTGA
- a CDS encoding DUF1576 domain-containing protein, protein MRIKIHSTYYMFICLSLFFMILAFVMNTPTEIFIGFKKIIFESNILITDYVELAGIGATFFNMSLVVLASIFLLVHVGIKPNGSTVAALFTMAGFSLFGKSIVNIWPIIFGVWLYSRYQKEKFINYVLIALFGTTLSPTVNQLAFLGHLPFLGNIIIAILISTFIGFIFPPMAAYCLKLHQGYNLYNIGFAAGLLATLIMSLLRAFGINFESRLLWSTGNNLFFSIILISLFILMIIVGFIHNDKSFKNLFKLYKQPGRLVSDYYLLFGRGLTMINMGILGVYSTIYVLIIGGDLNGPTIGGILTIVGFGSFGKHLRNVFPVMIGATLSSLLNIWQFSSPGMLLGILFSSTLAPISGQFGWIYGAIAGFLHICLSMNISYLHGGLNLYNNGFSGGIVCIILIPIITAFRKEVD, encoded by the coding sequence ATGAGAATAAAAATTCATTCTACCTATTATATGTTTATTTGCTTATCTTTATTTTTCATGATTTTAGCATTTGTTATGAACACCCCAACGGAAATCTTCATAGGTTTTAAAAAAATAATTTTTGAATCTAATATACTAATTACAGATTATGTAGAACTTGCGGGCATTGGCGCTACCTTTTTTAATATGTCTTTAGTAGTTTTAGCCTCTATATTCCTACTTGTACATGTAGGAATAAAACCAAATGGTTCCACTGTAGCGGCACTATTTACAATGGCAGGCTTCTCTCTTTTCGGAAAAAGCATTGTAAATATCTGGCCAATAATATTTGGGGTTTGGTTATATTCTAGATATCAAAAGGAAAAGTTTATAAATTATGTTTTAATAGCACTATTTGGAACAACTTTATCTCCTACCGTTAATCAATTAGCATTTTTAGGTCATTTACCCTTTCTAGGAAATATAATTATAGCAATATTAATAAGCACTTTTATCGGCTTTATTTTCCCTCCAATGGCAGCTTATTGTCTAAAGCTTCACCAAGGTTATAATCTTTATAATATAGGTTTCGCAGCTGGCCTTCTTGCAACCTTGATCATGTCTTTACTAAGAGCTTTTGGTATAAACTTTGAAAGTCGATTACTTTGGTCTACAGGAAATAATTTATTTTTTTCTATAATATTAATTTCCTTATTCATACTAATGATAATAGTTGGATTCATACATAATGATAAAAGTTTTAAAAACTTATTTAAACTTTATAAACAACCTGGTAGACTAGTAAGTGATTATTACCTTTTATTTGGACGTGGACTTACTATGATAAACATGGGTATTCTAGGCGTATATTCAACTATTTACGTACTCATAATTGGAGGGGATTTAAATGGTCCTACTATAGGTGGAATATTAACCATTGTTGGTTTTGGATCATTTGGAAAGCACCTACGAAATGTATTTCCTGTTATGATAGGCGCAACACTTTCATCTCTATTAAATATTTGGCAATTTAGTTCACCTGGAATGCTATTAGGTATCTTATTTAGTTCGACATTAGCTCCTATTTCAGGTCAATTTGGATGGATTTATGGTGCTATTGCCGGATTTTTGCACATTTGCTTGTCCATGAATATTAGCTATCTTCATGGTGGCTTAAATCTATACAATAACGGTTTTTCAGGAGGAATAGTATGTATAATCCTTATTCCAATTATTACTGCATTTAGAAAGGAGGTTGATTAA
- a CDS encoding hydrolase: protein MENNIEGKNLSKKVPQITGSLRSHMIELPSAIRDASGIVIFGKRLKSFVFTTDVAVIRNTNADAIIAVYPFTPQPIITEALVLAADVPVFCGVGGGITTGRRVTNLALDAEFKGAMGVVVNSPISNDVIRQVRRTIDIPIIVTVVSEFEDTEARINAGATIINVSGAKKTAYIVGKIREKHPDFPIIATGGPNNETIRETIKAGANAITYTPPIVADILNEIMIKYRTIYETENEEK, encoded by the coding sequence ATGGAAAATAACATTGAAGGTAAAAATTTAAGTAAAAAAGTGCCTCAAATAACAGGGAGTTTGAGGAGCCATATGATAGAGCTACCAAGTGCAATTAGGGATGCTAGTGGAATTGTAATATTTGGGAAAAGGTTGAAATCTTTTGTTTTTACTACAGATGTGGCAGTTATAAGAAATACAAATGCGGATGCAATTATTGCAGTATATCCATTTACACCTCAGCCCATTATAACAGAAGCCTTAGTATTAGCAGCAGATGTACCAGTGTTTTGTGGCGTTGGAGGAGGGATTACTACAGGGAGAAGGGTGACAAATTTAGCACTAGATGCTGAATTTAAAGGTGCTATGGGTGTAGTAGTCAATAGTCCTATATCAAATGATGTTATAAGACAAGTAAGGAGAACTATAGATATTCCAATAATAGTTACAGTTGTGTCAGAATTTGAAGATACAGAGGCTAGGATAAATGCCGGAGCAACTATAATCAATGTTTCAGGTGCTAAAAAGACAGCGTATATAGTTGGAAAAATAAGAGAAAAACATCCCGATTTTCCTATAATTGCGACAGGTGGTCCAAATAATGAAACTATAAGGGAAACTATAAAAGCAGGGGCTAATGCAATTACATATACCCCCCCAATAGTAGCAGATATTTTAAATGAAATAATGATTAAGTATAGAACGATTTACGAGACAGAGAATGAAGAAAAATAG
- the sfsA gene encoding DNA/RNA nuclease SfsA, which yields MFINKRIFVAEFIRRPNRFQAYVNLNGEEIIVHVPNTGRCKEILIPGSTVLLREELNPTRKTLYDLISGYKDNKIINIDSQMPNKVVEEALKDKKIQNLVKYNIIQREKTFGNSRFDFKLSNDMDEEYYLEVKGVTFEVDGKTKFPDAPTERGRKHLLELIEAKKRGFGAGVLFLIQMSNIKNFSPYDDMDVAFGEALRLACKNGVDIFAYECEVGEKFITLSNPVEVVL from the coding sequence ATGTTTATAAATAAAAGGATTTTTGTTGCCGAATTTATAAGAAGACCAAATAGATTTCAAGCGTATGTAAATCTTAATGGCGAAGAAATAATAGTACATGTTCCTAATACGGGGAGATGTAAGGAAATACTAATTCCAGGCTCCACAGTTCTATTAAGAGAAGAGCTTAATCCTACTAGAAAAACATTATATGATCTAATTTCAGGGTATAAAGATAATAAGATCATTAATATAGATTCACAAATGCCTAATAAAGTTGTTGAGGAGGCATTAAAAGATAAAAAAATACAAAATCTGGTTAAATATAATATAATACAAAGAGAAAAGACTTTTGGAAATAGTAGATTTGATTTTAAACTATCTAATGACATGGATGAAGAATATTACCTCGAGGTAAAAGGGGTTACATTTGAAGTAGATGGTAAAACTAAGTTTCCAGATGCACCTACAGAGAGAGGCAGAAAACACTTATTAGAGCTTATAGAGGCTAAAAAGAGAGGATTTGGAGCTGGAGTACTATTTCTTATTCAAATGAGCAATATAAAAAATTTCTCTCCATATGATGATATGGATGTAGCGTTTGGAGAAGCATTAAGATTGGCATGCAAAAATGGTGTTGATATTTTTGCTTACGAATGTGAAGTTGGTGAAAAGTTTATAACTTTAAGTAATCCAGTTGAAGTTGTTTTATAA